A window from Montipora capricornis isolate CH-2021 chromosome 7, ASM3666992v2, whole genome shotgun sequence encodes these proteins:
- the LOC138058041 gene encoding guanine nucleotide-binding protein-like 3 homolog isoform X2: MQVRAMEFLAQWPTDHRQIIDKHRTEDAAGDGNEHLLLNCKEATKENSQTDFCSGERSGGSLKAYYKEFKKVVDTADVVLEVLDARDPLGCRCPQVEKAVLSSGVNKKLVLILNKIDLVPKEIVDKWLKYLRNEFPTIAFKASTQSQKQNLHQSKVSASLASVDLLSSSACIGADTLLKLLGNYCRNKDIKTTITVGIVGFPNVGKSSIINSLKRSRACTVGATPGVTKSMQEVHLDKHVKLLDSPGIVMDSGKSDSAVILRNCVKIESIDDPVPSVEAILRRCNKKQVMVKYLVPDYNDVQEFLAHLGKRLGKLKKGGIPDVVAAGKIVLRDWNSGKIVFYTHPPEQHSLPTHLSADIVSEWSKEFDLNSLLEQEQAEYQGQHPSSEDAMVLEAGMPVDSAEIVEEDMDSDEEQEEEESDDDNDINNEREEEEGEEEMEGSDVETQKDNITVLLKTEKAVTQSLTKTETGLKADEVNEFNLQSNKERKKFFKKQQKERRKQAVSSIEAMVDSDDAYNFDTDFS; the protein is encoded by the exons ATGCAAGTAAGGGCAATGGAGTTTTTGGCTCAGTGGCCGACCGACCATCGGcaaatcattgataaacatcgaacagaagatgctgctggtgatggaaatgaacatctgttactcaattgcaag GAAGCAACAAAGGAGAATTCTCAGACTGATTTTTGCTCTGGTGAAAGATCAG GGGGCTCACTTAAAGCATATTATAAGGAGTTCAAAAAG GTTGTTGATACAGCTGATGTTGTGTTGGAGGTTTTAGATGCAAGAGATCCTCTTGGTTGTAGATGCCCACAG GTTGAAAAAGCAGTTTTGTCATCTGGAGTAAACAAAAAACTAGTtcttattttaaataaaatag ATCTTGTTCCCAAGGAAATTGTTGATAAATGGTTAAAATACCTTCGCAATGAATTTCCAACGATTGCTTTTAAGGCATCAACACAGAGccagaaacaaaatttg CATCAAAGTAAAGTTTCTGCATCATTAGCGTCAGTCGATTTGCTGTCATCCAGTGCTTGTATCGGAGCTGACACATTGCTTAAGCTTCTTGGTAATTATTGTCGGAACAAGGATATCAAGACTACCATCACAGTTGGTATAGTAG GATTTCCTAATGTTGGCAAAAGTAG TATCATCAACAGTTTGAAAAGAAGTCGAGCTTGCACAGTAGGAGCTACCCCTGGAGTTACAAA GAGCATGCAGGAGGTTCACTTGGACAAACATGTCAAGCTTCTGGACAGCCCTGGTATTGTAATGGACAGTGGAAAGTCTGATTCAGCTGTCATACTGCGCAACTGTGTTAAG ATAGAAAGCATTGATGATCCAGTGCCATCAGTAGAGGCTATTTTAAGGAGATGCAATAAAAAACAG GTAATGGTAAAATATTTGGTTCCTGACTACAATGATGTACAAGAGTTTCTCGCACATCTTGGTAAAAGGCTTGGgaaactaaaaaaag GTGGAATACCTGATGTTGTAGCAGCGGGAAAGATTGTCTTAAGAGACTGGAACAG TGGAAAGATTGTATTTTACACTCACCCACCAGAGCAGCACAGCCTTCCCACTCATCTGTCAGCTGATATTGTCAGTGAATGGAGCAAGGAGTTTGATCTG AACTCACTCCTGGAGCAGGAACAAGCCGAATATCAAG GTCAGCACCCCTCAAGTGAGGATGCCATGGTTCTGGAAGCTGGTATGCCTGTGGATTCAGCTGAGATAGTGGAAGAAGACATG GATTCTgatgaagaacaagaagaagaagaatcgGATGATGACAACGACATTAATAACGAgcgcgaagaagaagaaggagaagaagaaatgGAAGGCAGTGACGTGGAG ACCCAGAAAGATAACATTACCGTCCTTTTAAAGACAGAAAAAGCCGTCACGCAGTCTCTTACAAAGACCGAAACCGGACTGAAAGCGGACGAAGTCAACGAGTTCAATTTGCAGTCCAACAAAGAGAGGAAAAAG TTTTTTAAGaagcaacaaaaagaaagaagaaaacaag CGGTGAGCAGTATCGAAGCCATGGTAGACAGCGACGACGCCTATAACTTCGATACTGACTTCAGTTAA
- the LOC138058041 gene encoding guanine nucleotide-binding protein-like 3 homolog isoform X1, whose translation MVRPKKQSKRLTLRKKYKIQRKVREHLRKQRKETNQKGKSKKHKKDPGVPNLFPFKEEILKQSEERRRRAEETNERRKQNRRKEMNKKRNLESLQKDAEKRQKEFEKKEATKENSQTDFCSGERSGGSLKAYYKEFKKVVDTADVVLEVLDARDPLGCRCPQVEKAVLSSGVNKKLVLILNKIDLVPKEIVDKWLKYLRNEFPTIAFKASTQSQKQNLHQSKVSASLASVDLLSSSACIGADTLLKLLGNYCRNKDIKTTITVGIVGFPNVGKSSIINSLKRSRACTVGATPGVTKSMQEVHLDKHVKLLDSPGIVMDSGKSDSAVILRNCVKIESIDDPVPSVEAILRRCNKKQVMVKYLVPDYNDVQEFLAHLGKRLGKLKKGGIPDVVAAGKIVLRDWNSGKIVFYTHPPEQHSLPTHLSADIVSEWSKEFDLNSLLEQEQAEYQGQHPSSEDAMVLEAGMPVDSAEIVEEDMDSDEEQEEEESDDDNDINNEREEEEGEEEMEGSDVETQKDNITVLLKTEKAVTQSLTKTETGLKADEVNEFNLQSNKERKKFFKKQQKERRKQAVSSIEAMVDSDDAYNFDTDFS comes from the exons agcACAAGAAAGATCCAGGAGTTCCAAACCTCTTCCCTTTTAAAGAGGAAATACTGAAACAGTCTGAGGAGAGGAGGAGAAGG GCAGAAGAAACTAATGAGAGGAGAAAGCAGAACAGGCGTAAGGAAATGAACAAGAAACGGAACCTTGAAAGTTTACAAAAGGATgctgaaaaaagacaaaaggagttTGAGAAAAAG GAAGCAACAAAGGAGAATTCTCAGACTGATTTTTGCTCTGGTGAAAGATCAG GGGGCTCACTTAAAGCATATTATAAGGAGTTCAAAAAG GTTGTTGATACAGCTGATGTTGTGTTGGAGGTTTTAGATGCAAGAGATCCTCTTGGTTGTAGATGCCCACAG GTTGAAAAAGCAGTTTTGTCATCTGGAGTAAACAAAAAACTAGTtcttattttaaataaaatag ATCTTGTTCCCAAGGAAATTGTTGATAAATGGTTAAAATACCTTCGCAATGAATTTCCAACGATTGCTTTTAAGGCATCAACACAGAGccagaaacaaaatttg CATCAAAGTAAAGTTTCTGCATCATTAGCGTCAGTCGATTTGCTGTCATCCAGTGCTTGTATCGGAGCTGACACATTGCTTAAGCTTCTTGGTAATTATTGTCGGAACAAGGATATCAAGACTACCATCACAGTTGGTATAGTAG GATTTCCTAATGTTGGCAAAAGTAG TATCATCAACAGTTTGAAAAGAAGTCGAGCTTGCACAGTAGGAGCTACCCCTGGAGTTACAAA GAGCATGCAGGAGGTTCACTTGGACAAACATGTCAAGCTTCTGGACAGCCCTGGTATTGTAATGGACAGTGGAAAGTCTGATTCAGCTGTCATACTGCGCAACTGTGTTAAG ATAGAAAGCATTGATGATCCAGTGCCATCAGTAGAGGCTATTTTAAGGAGATGCAATAAAAAACAG GTAATGGTAAAATATTTGGTTCCTGACTACAATGATGTACAAGAGTTTCTCGCACATCTTGGTAAAAGGCTTGGgaaactaaaaaaag GTGGAATACCTGATGTTGTAGCAGCGGGAAAGATTGTCTTAAGAGACTGGAACAG TGGAAAGATTGTATTTTACACTCACCCACCAGAGCAGCACAGCCTTCCCACTCATCTGTCAGCTGATATTGTCAGTGAATGGAGCAAGGAGTTTGATCTG AACTCACTCCTGGAGCAGGAACAAGCCGAATATCAAG GTCAGCACCCCTCAAGTGAGGATGCCATGGTTCTGGAAGCTGGTATGCCTGTGGATTCAGCTGAGATAGTGGAAGAAGACATG GATTCTgatgaagaacaagaagaagaagaatcgGATGATGACAACGACATTAATAACGAgcgcgaagaagaagaaggagaagaagaaatgGAAGGCAGTGACGTGGAG ACCCAGAAAGATAACATTACCGTCCTTTTAAAGACAGAAAAAGCCGTCACGCAGTCTCTTACAAAGACCGAAACCGGACTGAAAGCGGACGAAGTCAACGAGTTCAATTTGCAGTCCAACAAAGAGAGGAAAAAG TTTTTTAAGaagcaacaaaaagaaagaagaaaacaag CGGTGAGCAGTATCGAAGCCATGGTAGACAGCGACGACGCCTATAACTTCGATACTGACTTCAGTTAA